Proteins from a single region of Chrysemys picta bellii isolate R12L10 chromosome 25, ASM1138683v2, whole genome shotgun sequence:
- the B3GNT3 gene encoding N-acetyllactosaminide beta-1,3-N-acetylglucosaminyltransferase 3 isoform X1: protein MGGGGPFPLLGRPPKCGSLTEAPSTVSPALRCCSLWLGDSARQSWHPPSWHASLSPRKMLSRRGCKPEVLILTVVGIGGLLFLFVTNEDEHVRKAATRVSSTSPPTPTPGVPTTPRHVPECKENSSVANISGFADLPGHIQDFLRYKHCKEFPQLLDAPDKCGGAEGSPGVFLLLAIKSSPGNYERREIIRKTWGEERTYQGVRIRRLFLSGEAGDAREAWKLNRLLRLEAAEHGDVLQWAFLDSFFNLTLKQVLFHGWLEARCPGARFLFNGDDDVFANTDNVVQYLLGMRGANDGDGHLYVGQLIANVGPIRESWSKYYVPEQVTATNSYPPYCGGGGMLMSGFTARTIYKESLGIELFPIDDVYLGMCLQKAGLAPASHMGIRTVGVSVPSSKLESFDPCYYKELLLVHRFVPYEMLVMWRAIHEPDLHCGKKLQVY, encoded by the exons ATGGGGGGAGGTGGCCCCTTTCCACTGCTCGGCAGGCCCCCAAAGTGCGGCTCTTTGACTGAAGCACCCAGCACCGTCTCTCCCGCGTTGAGATGCTGCTCTCTGTGGCTGGGTGACTCGGCCCGTCAGAGTTGGCACCCTCCGAGCTGGCACGCGTCTCTATCCCCG CGGAAGATGCTGTCCCGCCGGGGCTGCAAACCTGAGGTCCTCATCCTGACCGTGGTGGGGATCGGcggcctcctcttcctcttcgtGACCAACGAGGACGAGCACGTGAGGAAGGCTGCCACGAGAGTCAGCAGtaccagcccccccacccccacgcccgGCGTCCCCACCACCCCACGTCACGTCCCCGAGTGCAAGGAGAACTCCTCGGTGGCCAACATCTCCGGCTTCGCCGACCTGCCCGGCCACATCCAGGACTTCCTGCGCTACAAGCACTGCAAGGAATTCCCCCAGCTGCTGGACGCCCCCGACAAGTGCGGGGGGGCCGAGGGCTCCCCGGGGGTCTTCCTCCTCCTGGCCATCAAGTCGTCGCCCGGGAATTACGAGCGGCGGGAGATCATCCGCAAgacctggggggaggagaggacgtACCAAGGGGTCCGGATCCGCAGGCTCTTCCTCTCCGGGGAGGCGGGGGATGCGCGGGAGGCCTGGAAGCTGAACCGGCTGCTGCGGCTGGAGGCGGCGGAGCATGGGGACGTGCTGCAGTGGGCGTTCCTTGACAGCTTCTTCAACCTGACCCTCAAGCAGGTGCTGTTCCACGGCTGGCTGGAGGCCCGCTGCCCCGGCGCCCGCTTCCTCTTCAACGGGGACGACGACGTCTTCGCCAACACGGACAACGTGGTGCAGTACCTGCTGGGCATGCGGGGCGCCAACGACGGCGACGGGCACCTCTATGTGGGGCAGCTCATCGCCAACGTGGGCCCCATCCGCGAGTCGTGGAGCAAGTACTACGTGCCCGAGCAGGTCACCGCCACCAACTCCTACCCGCCCTACTGCGGGGGCGGCGGGATGCTCATGTCCGGCTTCACCGCCCGCACCATCTACAAGGAGTCGCTGGGCATCGAGCTCTTCCCCATAGACGACGTCTACCTGGGCATGTGCCTGCAGAAAGCCGGGCTGGCCCCGGCCTCCCACATGGGCATCCGGACCGTGGGCGTCAGTGTGCCCTCCTCCAAGCTGGAGTCTTTTGATCCCTGCTACTACAAGGAGTTGCTGCTGGTGCACCGCTTCGTGCCCTACGAGATGCTGGTGATGTGGCGGGCCATTCACGAGCCGGACCTGCACTGCGGGAAGAAGCTGCAAGTCTATTAG
- the B3GNT3 gene encoding N-acetyllactosaminide beta-1,3-N-acetylglucosaminyltransferase 3 isoform X2, translated as MLSRRGCKPEVLILTVVGIGGLLFLFVTNEDEHVRKAATRVSSTSPPTPTPGVPTTPRHVPECKENSSVANISGFADLPGHIQDFLRYKHCKEFPQLLDAPDKCGGAEGSPGVFLLLAIKSSPGNYERREIIRKTWGEERTYQGVRIRRLFLSGEAGDAREAWKLNRLLRLEAAEHGDVLQWAFLDSFFNLTLKQVLFHGWLEARCPGARFLFNGDDDVFANTDNVVQYLLGMRGANDGDGHLYVGQLIANVGPIRESWSKYYVPEQVTATNSYPPYCGGGGMLMSGFTARTIYKESLGIELFPIDDVYLGMCLQKAGLAPASHMGIRTVGVSVPSSKLESFDPCYYKELLLVHRFVPYEMLVMWRAIHEPDLHCGKKLQVY; from the coding sequence ATGCTGTCCCGCCGGGGCTGCAAACCTGAGGTCCTCATCCTGACCGTGGTGGGGATCGGcggcctcctcttcctcttcgtGACCAACGAGGACGAGCACGTGAGGAAGGCTGCCACGAGAGTCAGCAGtaccagcccccccacccccacgcccgGCGTCCCCACCACCCCACGTCACGTCCCCGAGTGCAAGGAGAACTCCTCGGTGGCCAACATCTCCGGCTTCGCCGACCTGCCCGGCCACATCCAGGACTTCCTGCGCTACAAGCACTGCAAGGAATTCCCCCAGCTGCTGGACGCCCCCGACAAGTGCGGGGGGGCCGAGGGCTCCCCGGGGGTCTTCCTCCTCCTGGCCATCAAGTCGTCGCCCGGGAATTACGAGCGGCGGGAGATCATCCGCAAgacctggggggaggagaggacgtACCAAGGGGTCCGGATCCGCAGGCTCTTCCTCTCCGGGGAGGCGGGGGATGCGCGGGAGGCCTGGAAGCTGAACCGGCTGCTGCGGCTGGAGGCGGCGGAGCATGGGGACGTGCTGCAGTGGGCGTTCCTTGACAGCTTCTTCAACCTGACCCTCAAGCAGGTGCTGTTCCACGGCTGGCTGGAGGCCCGCTGCCCCGGCGCCCGCTTCCTCTTCAACGGGGACGACGACGTCTTCGCCAACACGGACAACGTGGTGCAGTACCTGCTGGGCATGCGGGGCGCCAACGACGGCGACGGGCACCTCTATGTGGGGCAGCTCATCGCCAACGTGGGCCCCATCCGCGAGTCGTGGAGCAAGTACTACGTGCCCGAGCAGGTCACCGCCACCAACTCCTACCCGCCCTACTGCGGGGGCGGCGGGATGCTCATGTCCGGCTTCACCGCCCGCACCATCTACAAGGAGTCGCTGGGCATCGAGCTCTTCCCCATAGACGACGTCTACCTGGGCATGTGCCTGCAGAAAGCCGGGCTGGCCCCGGCCTCCCACATGGGCATCCGGACCGTGGGCGTCAGTGTGCCCTCCTCCAAGCTGGAGTCTTTTGATCCCTGCTACTACAAGGAGTTGCTGCTGGTGCACCGCTTCGTGCCCTACGAGATGCTGGTGATGTGGCGGGCCATTCACGAGCCGGACCTGCACTGCGGGAAGAAGCTGCAAGTCTATTAG